A single window of Lytechinus variegatus isolate NC3 chromosome 8, Lvar_3.0, whole genome shotgun sequence DNA harbors:
- the LOC121420129 gene encoding putative nuclease HARBI1: protein MFGRCTSDLGGRWSAIPYLYIYVHPTWNGQFITMAAPRRLRMALLEHELAQARFQYNLVLAALLEEAERERQRAGRRIRRWWVREWILRRPRFGQYETLMRELEAEHAADFKSYLRMVPQMFYEFLDRVGPRIAKTTTHRTPLDPGLKLAITLRFLATGSSYHDLAFAFRVPHNTISLFVPEVCQAIYDEYEDEMWATPQTEDEWRPVAEGFGDRWNFPHCCGAIDGKHVAIKKPPKSGSLYYNYKGFFSIVMLAVVNSDYKFIWADVGSPGSYSDAGIFNRSRLEPGLREGTIGLPQPDPLPNDDQGTPYYMVGDDAFPLRPYMMKPYPHRHLKRDERIYNYRCSRARRVVENAFGIFANRFRCLLTTLGLRPSKVTKIVKACMTLHNLMRTRYPNLQNADLDREDEQGQIIAGAWRDQAVLEDVQAAGHGPRLTRPGKELRAYLKNYFCSPAGSVPWQDVAINQQ from the exons ATGTTCGGCCGGTGTACCTCGGACTTGGGGGGCCGATGGTCAGCTATTCCATACCTGTATATATATGTCCACCCTACCTGGAATGGTCAGTTCATCACTATGGCTGCACCGAGAAGACTACGAATGGCGTTGTTAGAACACGAGCTAGCTCAGGCGAGGTTCCAGTACAACTTGGTCCTGGCAGCACTGCTCGAAGAAGCCGAGAGGGAGCGACAGAGGGCCGGCAGAAGAATAAGACGTTGGTGGGTGCGCGAGTGGATCCTACGCAGACCTCGTTTCGGCCAGTATGAGACGCTCATGAGGGAACTCGAGGCCGAGCACGCTGCCGACTTCAAATCCTACCTCCGCATGGTGCCACAGATGTTCTATGAGTTCCTTGACCGAGTTGGCCCCCGCATTGCCAAGACCACAAC GCATCGAACCCCCTTGGATCCTGGGCTGAAGCTGGCGATCACCTTGAGGTTCTTGGCGACCGGAAGCAGCTATCATGATCTGGCGTTCGCGTTTCGTGTCCCACACAACACCATCTCTCTGTTCGTCCCCGAGGTCTGTCAGGCCATCTACGACGAATACGAGGACGAGATGTGGGCCACTCCCCAGACAGAAGATGAGTGGCGCCCGGTAGCCGAGGGATTCGGAGACAGATGGAACTTTCCCCACTGTTGTGGCGCGATCGATGGGAAACATGTCGCCATCAAGAAGCCCCCCAAGAGCGGCTCACTTTACTACAACTACAAAGGCTTCTTTTCCATCGTCATGCTTGCAGTGGTAAACTCTGACTACAAGTTCATCTGGGCGGATGTGGGGTCACCAGGGTCGTATTCCGACGCCGGCATCTTTAACCGGTCGCGACTGGAGCCAGGTCTGCGTGAGGGAACGATCGGACTACCCCAGCCGGATCCCCTACCAAATGACGACCAGGGCACACCCTACTACATGGTCGGAGACGACGCCTTCCCCCTACGGCCATACATGATGAAGCCTTACCCTCATCGGCACCTGAAACGGGACGAGCGGATCTACAACTACCGGTGTTCCAGGGCACGCCGTGTGGTTGAAAACGCGTTTGGTATATTCGCCAATCGCTTCAGATGTCTGCTAACAACCCTGGGATTGAGACCGTCGAAAGTTACCAAGATCGTCAAGGCCTGCATGACCCTTCACAACCTCATGAGGACTCGTTACCCCAACCTTCAGAATGCTGACCTCGACCGGGAAGATGAGCAGGGTCAGATCATCGCGGGTGCATGGCGAGACCAAGCCGTGCTCGAAGATGTGCAAGCAGCAGGGCACGGGCCAAGATTGACCCGACCAGGCAAAGAACTGCGCGCATACCTCAAGAATTACTTTTGCAGTCCTGCCGGGAGTGTGCCATGGCAAGATGTGGCAATAAACCAGCAGTAA